From the genome of Oryza glaberrima chromosome 1, OglaRS2, whole genome shotgun sequence:
gaaaaaaaaagttaacacaAGATATCAAGGGTTACTTAATTTCAGGGCCTTATCTGCAACACAGCCAGTGCTTAGCTTAGCATGCTACATACTCCAAAGTTCAAAATCTGCAGACCAAAGCATTCCATCTGACAGAGACCGCAATTCCACCAGACACACCATTTTTTTACGCTCATCATGTATGCCTTCTACGTAATGCAGCACCAATCATCAATCATTTCCTTCAAAAAAGCAAAACCACACACACAATGCCAATCAAACACTAAATAATTCTCTCTTTCTGAGAAAGAAGCACTATATAATTCAGGGACAGCAAGATCGCATTCTTAGCAAGGGAGAAGACTGaacaaacagagagagagagagagagcggccatggcgatggcgagggggaggaaggagagggcgcCGCGAGGGTACGTGCCGATCCTGATCGGCGGgcagggggaggagagggagaggatccTGGTGCGCACGGAGCAGCTCAAGCAGCCGCACTTCCTCGCGCTGCTCGACCTCGCGGTGCAGGAGTTCGGCTACGAGCAGCGGGGGATTCTCTGCATCCCCTGCACCACCAAGGCCTTCCGTTCCATCGTCGGTGCAGccacgcccaccgccgccgccgtcgccggcggcgagatcaAGTCATGACACATGCTCTTCCTCTCTCCAGTGTTCTTGTTTTCTCCTTTCCTCTTTGATCCGTTTTAGCTCTGTGCTATGCAGAGTTGTTGTTAGCTTAGCTCATGTACGTACACACGGATCCAAGATTGTATATGCAGATCACGATGAGTTTATGGAAAGTCGTGATGTGTTATAGCAGTGGATGTAAATTGTGATGTTATCTTGTATAATTGCACAGAGATGGAACTTGAAAACAAGTACCAAATGAATCCAAGTGCTAGCATAAACTACTGCTCTGAAATTTTCCCCAAAATTATACTAACTCCGATTTTCAATGTATGACGCAGTTAGCTTTTGACGTGATTTttatcatttgtcttattaaaacaaatatataaatattatttattttgttttgacttgttttatcatcaaagaaactataatattaacttatacttttacatatttatattaaatttttaaataagatgaatggacAAACGTTATGTgcaaagtcaacggcgtcatatattaaaaaattggaggtactagtttttttttctcaactgCATCATTAATACAAGAATATATTGTGGTATGTACTATTGTTTCTTCTCGACTGCAAaatctctttccttttcttaaaACAAAATGAATACAGGAATATACACACTTTGATGATCAAATTACAGTGGTATAAGCTACTTGTGGTATGTGGTGTGATAGTACAATACATACTACAAAAATGAACTAAAGTTTCAGACATAACAAccttaaaacaaaagaaaaaagaaaaagagagagacatTCAGATATACTGTACATTCCAAACTGATACTGTATTCTCATTGGCGTTCAGGGCTACCGACAAAAAGGAAAACTGGTGTGCTGGTGCTAACTGAAGACGGCCTCTCAAAGATTCTCTGAAGCAACCTCGGCAACGGAGGCATGTCGCAGTCCAAGACACCCTCAAGAATCTGGACCACTTGACCCATCGTCGGCCGATCAACCTCATCCTCTTGAATGCACCAGCAACCGATCTTGCACACTCTCTCAACCTCCTTCAAGTCCGCTTCACCACACAGCTTCTGGTCCAGCAAGCTCATCACATCTCCATCTAGAAGCTTCCTTGAAGCTTGCACAGGGAAGTAGACAGAATAGTTGCCATCAGAGTCAGTGGATGTAGAagtagtggtagtagtagtgCATTCTTCTTCTGATCTGGCTGAGTTCCTCCTGCCTGACACTAGCTCAAGCAGCACCATTCCATAGCTGTAAACATCTACTTTCGGTGTAATTGCTGTTCCACTAATCCATTCAGGCGCAAGATAACCTATGGTTCCTCTCATGGTGGTGAGTGCTCTGCTGAAATCTCTCCCTACAAACTTTGCCATCCCAAAATCCGCGACCTTGGGAAGAAACGATGCGTCGAGTAGTATGTTTTGCGGTTTGATGTCGCAGTGGATGATTCGATCATGGCAGCTCTCGTGCAAGTAGCACAAGCCTCTGGCAACTCCAAGAGCTATCTGGTAGCGAGTGTTCCAGTCCAAGAACTTGCCATTGCTTTGAAACAGATGTGTGTCAAGAGATCGATTTGGCATGTGTTCGTAGACAAGAAACCTACTGTCGCCGTCACTGCAGAAGCCAATCAGATTAACCAAGTTGATGTGTTGGATGGTTCCGATCGATCTCACTTCAGCTCTGAATTGCTTATCTCCTTGTGATCTACCGTCGAGTCTTTTCACAGCTATGCCGGTAGAATCACGCAGTTGTCCCCTGAAGACGGAGCCGAATCCGCCTTCGCCAATCTTTTCAGAAAAGTTTTTGGTTGCAGAACGCAAATCTTTGTATCTGAAAGCCACGAGGCTACCATAATTTTCACTCCTGTTCTTGTCTTTGTTCCTCCTGATGATGAACATCAAAATGAACATCAGCACAGCCAAACCAGCAGCGCATGCACCAACGACGACACCGATTATCACTCTACGTTTCTTGCTTCTCTGCATATCTCTTGCTGAGAGACGGAGATACATGATTTCTCCATTGGAATTCTGCTGCTGCAGTTTTGCATTGAGCAATTCAGTGTGCCAAACAAGGCAACCTTTACTGCCATATGAATAAGCAGtgcaagagcaattattcagaCAAACCTTCATGCATTCATCTGAACTGTCAACATCCTGCATGCTTTCAGCTTTGTCAGGCAAGATGATATCAGACATGGAGTAGAACTTATCAGTTGAATCTGATGAACTCGTGTTGCTACCTACACAATCCAACTGATTCTTTCTCACACATCCACCAGTTTGATCGCCTTGCTCCCAATCCTTCACTGATCCAACAGTGAATCCCTTCATGCAGCTGCAGAGTGGAAGCAAACTGAAACTGCAGACCGAGAAAGCCCCACATACACCGTACACATCACACTGAACCTTCGGATTGGAGTACAGCGTCAGCCAAGACTGCGAGCTGTCCAGCCAAACCTGCTGCTTGTTCCGGCCATCGACGTCGATGAAGTTGCGTGTCACCACAGCTTCATTTGACACATTGAACTGGAGATATTCCTCTCTGCTGTTGTCGAAGAACCCAAGGTGAAAGCCAGGTGAATTGCCGATCAGCTCAGGGATGCCAGTGAAGTACTGACCATTCCATGGTCCACTGGACCAGTAGGTGACAGACGAATTGCAGAGCTTGAGCACGAGCTGAGGCGTGTCTTCGTCTACCTCGAAGCAGTAGGCTCCGGGGGACGGGCCGGCCATGCTCTTCTTGGAGACGAGACGGCGGTTCAGGCCGGTGAGCTTGTCGCGGCCGAGCTTCGCGCCGGGGAGGAGCGTGTCGGTCGGGTGGTCGACGCTCTGCCACAGCGTACGAGGTTGGGACATGTTCGAGGTGTCTTGCAGTACGAGGTTTCCACTGTTCAGAAGGACGGCTGCagtgttgttgctgttgctggtgGAGTTCTTGGCTGAAACGTTGGTTGACCAGGCTATTGACTTGGTGGTTGGGTGTAAGGCAAccaggtcgccgtcgtcgccggagatggtgagctccggcgagccggcgtcggcggcgtccatgATTGGCTCTCCGCCGTTGGCTACCCATACCGTGGTGCGGTTGGGCACCGTGTTGAACCATATGCCCAGGAACCATTTCTCTTGGTTTGGAGCCGGGGCTTTGAAGAAGCCGAGCGCGAACTTGCCGTTGTTGGAGACGACCTTGTCCTTGCCGCCGACGACATGGCCAGGCTTGACGGTGTCCGTCGCGGCTGAAcacgccggagcaccgccgccgaggaagacgacgatgaGCACGAAGAGGTTATACAGAAGAGGAGGCATGTGGATCGGATGTGAGTACGTGGTACGTGCCAACGTACGTATAGTGAGGTGCACGCGGGAGAAGAGACGAGGGGCATTAAGTAGAGGAGGCGACGGTTACGGTTCGTGCGCGGTGAGCGGTGTGAGTTTGACCGAAACATAAGTGGTGATAAACATGTACTAtaagcggtggcgacggcgacggtcgcCGACGTAAGATCGCCGGCGGCTAAGAGCCCTATAACAGCTAGCCAAGTAGTAGCGAGAAGGCTGCGTATGTGCGCCGTTTTTAACGGGTGATTTTGTAACTGCTTTCCTTTTGCCTTCTCAACTTAATTTCGACGACCGTGGAATTAATCCCATGGCATTTGTGATGCCACGTTATCTCACTTGCAGAGATGGTTCTGTAACGAGTTATTACCTGTTCCAGACGGCGGCTATGTATCCAAGATGGATCCTTCCGGTGCTGTGCGCCTGCCGTTCCACTGACGTCGTGTCCGGTTCAGTCACGCCAgctccgcggcggccggccgatCGAGATAAGGTCAACAGTGATttaccattatttttttaaaacaaactcATTATTAACAGTCATATATTTGTTATATATTCTCAAGTTTTAGAAAACAGATTTTTACTTGTATATTTGTAAGGATTGAGATCCACTAATGTAAAGTCAGAGGAACGTGGTGACTTACATGTGAGTTTCACCACTCAcgagcccacctgtcagtgaccacGTCAGGAGAAGTTCATGTCAGAGGATCCTTTTCATCTTGTAATGATGTattgttgtcattttttttacaaaaaagttATTTTACACCCAAATGCAATCGCACCCGTTAGCGTTAGCGTGAGGCAACGCCATTTGACACGCCATAAAAAACAcccttccattttttttttgtcctcaaAATAAATCTCCGATTAGTGTTACGGGTATTGATATGTAAAActctaaaacaaaaatatacttttataaatattaaataattaaaaagttaaaatatcttGATCTTTATCCGATCTGCTTCATCTGCGGCAGGCCGGCCTGTCTGATCCCTTGGGCCTCCAGCACGACAGGGAACTGGGCCGCAGAAAGCTGAAATGGAGCAGTTTCGGCCTAGTGCCAACTCGCGCCAAAACGAACGGACACTGCCGCGCGCGTGCGACCGCAACTAAACCACTctcttggttaaacttaaatcACTCGCTCGAGCAAGTGAGCAACTCCACAAGGCCAAGCTGCTAACCACACTCAGTAAATCACGGGTTAAGTAACTACTTAATCAGCATTTGCAAATGTGCATCGCTATAAATACAGCTTTTTTCTAAAACCCGTAAAACCATCACCATCAGATCGAGAGCATAGGTCACAGAACAACAGTAACAAGACACTAATTAAAACGAAGCTTGATCAAATGGAGTTCAAGAAGCCAACGATCGGgatctcctccttcctcctcctgctcctcgtgtccgccgccgccgcggcaagGCCGACGCGCCAGCTAGTCGCCGACGACGGCACC
Proteins encoded in this window:
- the LOC127778708 gene encoding auxin-responsive protein SAUR71-like, whose amino-acid sequence is MAMARGRKERAPRGYVPILIGGQGEERERILVRTEQLKQPHFLALLDLAVQEFGYEQRGILCIPCTTKAFRSIVGAATPTAAAVAGGEIKS
- the LOC127785316 gene encoding G-type lectin S-receptor-like serine/threonine-protein kinase At2g19130 → MPPLLYNLFVLIVVFLGGGAPACSAATDTVKPGHVVGGKDKVVSNNGKFALGFFKAPAPNQEKWFLGIWFNTVPNRTTSVDHPTDTLLPGAKLGRDKLTGLNRRLVSKKSMAGPSPGAYCFEVDEDTPQLVLKLCNSSVTYWSSGPWNGQYFTGIPELIGNSPGFHLGFFDNSREEYLQFNVSNEAVVTRNFIDVDGRNKQQVWLDSSQSWLTLYSNPKVQCDVYGVCGAFSVCSFSLLPLCSCMKGFTVGSVKDWEQGDQTGGCVRKNQLDCVGSNTSSSDSTDKFYSMSDIILPDKAESMQDVDSSDECMKVCLNNCSCTAYSYGSKGCLVWHTELLNAKLQQQNSNGEIMYLRLSARDMQRSKKRRVIIGVVVGACAAGLAVLMFILMFIIRRNKDKNRSENYGSLVAFRYKDLRSATKNFSEKIGEGGFGSVFRGQLRDSTGIAVKRLDGRSQGDKQFRAEVRSIGTIQHINLVNLIGFCSDGDSRFLVYEHMPNRSLDTHLFQSNGKFLDWNTRYQIALGVARGLCYLHESCHDRIIHCDIKPQNILLDASFLPKVADFGMAKFVGRDFSRALTTMRGTIGYLAPEWISGTAITPKVDVYSYGMVLLELVSGRRNSARSEEECTTTTTTSTSTDSDGNYSVYFPVQASRKLLDGDVMSLLDQKLCGEADLKEVERVCKIGCWCIQEDEVDRPTMGQVVQILEGVLDCDMPPLPRLLQRIFERPSSVSTSTPVFLFVGSPERQ